TAGCGCAGCATCTCGGCGACGAGGAACGCCAGCTCGAGTGCCTGCTCGGTGTTCAGGCGCGGGTCGCAGGCTGACTCGTAGCGGCCCGGCAGGTCAACGTCGGTAATGTCCTGGGCTCCGCCGAGGCACTCGGTGACGTTTTCGCCGGTCAGCTCGATGTGGATGCCGCCGGGATGGGTGCCCAGGCGGCGGTGAACCTCGAAGAAGCCCTGGACCTCGTCGATGATCTTGTCAAAGTGGCGCGTCTTGTACCCGTTCGACGCGGTGAAGGTGTTCCCGTGCATCGGGTCGGACTGCCAGACAACCTTGTGCCCGGATGCTTCGACGGCGCTGATCAGCGGCGGGAGGTTGGTGCGCACGTTTTCGTGCCCCATGCGGATCACCATGGTCAACCGCCCCGGCTCGAAGTTCGGATCCAGCTTGTCCGCGTAGGCGACGGCCTCCTCCGGCGTCGCCGAGGGGCCGAGCTTGATTCCGACCGGGTTGTTGATCAAGGCGGCGAAGTTGACGTGGAAGTCCTCCAGCCCGCGGGTGCGCTCGCCGATCCACAGCTGGTGGGCCGACAGGTCGTAGAGCTTGGTCTCGCCCTGACCATCCTCGGCGAGGCGCAGCATGGCGCGCTCGTAGTCGACGAGCAGGGCCTCGTGGGTGGCGTAGATCTCCGCGGTGCGCAGCTGGTCGTCGTTGACGCCGCAGGCGCTCATGAAGGCGAGCGAGCGCGAAATCTCCTTCGCCAGCGCCTCGTAGCGCGCCCCAGCCGGAGAGTTGGCCACGAACTGCCGGTTCCAGTCATGGATGTTGTGCAGGTCCGCGGTGCCGGAGGCGGCCAGAGCCCGCACGAGGTTCATCGCCGCGGAGGAGTTGGCGTACGCGCGGACCATGCGGGCCGGGTCGTGGCGGCGCGCCTCGGCCGTCGGCTCGACGCCGTTGACGATGTCGCCGCGGTAGTTCGGCAGACCGTTGGCGTCGAGATCGGAAGAACGCGGCTTGGCGTACTGGCCGGCAATGCGCCCCGCCTTGATCACGGGAACGGACGCGCCGTAGGTGAGCACTGCCGCCATCTGCAGCAGAGTGCGCACGTTGGCGCGGATGTGGGGTTCGGTGTTGGACTCGAAGGTTTCGGCGCAGTCCCCGCCCTGCAACAGGAAGGCTTTGCCGAGTGCAACGTCGGCAAGCTGCTGCTTCATGGCTTCTACCTCGGGGGCGAGGACCACGGGCGGGACCGACTCGAGGATCTTGCGCACGGCGCTCGCTTCGTGCTCGTCCCAGGTGGGTTGCTGCTTGGCGTCGCGGGCGATGACGTCCTGGAACTTCTCGTTCAGGTCTCCGGGCAGCGGCGGAAGATCCGGCAGAACACTCTTCGGGATATCGATAGTCCAACTCACCCCTATATTTCTATCACGCCCGGAGCAGGGCGGATACCGCAGGGCTGCGAAATCTTCCGGATTGCGGAATCAGTGTCCCGTTGGGTGGGCGGCTCTGCCCTTCTTGTCCAGCGGGAGCGCCCGGGCGCATGCCTCGAACTTCGCCCTGTTGTGGCGGGCGTCGACGAGGGCGTCGTGTACCCCCTCGGGCGCCGGGGGAAGCTGGGGGCGCCCCGCCATCTCCCAGTACTGCTTCAACTCGCGGGTGAACCGGGGCAGCTGCCGCGGCAGCCCCGCCATGTCCCCCCAGAGCTGGGCGAGGACCACGTGGTCGTAGGCCCCCACCCACGCCCACAGCTCCGGCGCGGAGCCGGAGGAGGTGAGAAACTCCAGCACCTCGTCGCGGATGGCGCGCGCTGGTTTCCACGCCATGCTGTGCGGGTTCGGCAGCTTATCCAGGACGTTCTTGCGCACCCACTGGTTCGCCCGGGTGGCGTCGAAGTCCGTCGACACCGCGTAGTATTCGCGCCCATCTTCGGCGACGATGCCGATAGAGACGAGCTCTATGGTGTGCCCGTCCTCGATGAACTCGGTGTCGTAGAAGTAGCGCACCCTAGCTGCTCCGCGCCGGCTCGTCGACCTCTGTTTGGCCCCCTGTTTGGACCCCGGTTTGGGCCGCCTCGTCGGCATCGTCGTCCTCGTCATCGTGGCGCGGCCAGAACATGACGGCTGCGATGCCGAGCACCGCCACTGGCCCCACCACGTTGACGTAGAAGCCTGTCTGAGAAGCGACGAGGAATGCCACGATAAACGCGGCGGCCAAGACAATACGCGTAACGAGATCCCGATCCATGAACCCGATCCTAATTCAGCCCTAATTCAGCGCTGCTTCGGCTCTGCACCCGCGGGGTAGCCCCGTCCCTCCTCGAGGGACTTCTTCACGTCCGCAGCGTAGACATCCACGTACTCGTAGCCGGACAGATCCGCCAACTGCTGCATCACGAAATCGGTGAAGGGGCGCATCACCTCGCGCGAGGCAGGATCAAAACCGTTCTCCCGAGCCCACGCGTGGGGGTCAATCGCCTGCCCGATCTTCATGCGGACCCTGCGCGGCCGGGGAATCACCGTACCGATCGGGTTGGCGTTGCGCGTCCCGATCATCGCTGCGGGCACCACTGGTGCGCCGGTTTCCATGGCGATGCGCGCCATGCCCGTCTTGCCCTTGTAGACGCGCCCGTCGGGCGAGCGCGTGCCCTCCGGGTAGATGCCGAAAAGCTTGCCCTCGCTAAGCACGCGCTTGGCCGCGGTGACAAGCGCCTCGCCCGCGCCCGAATCGGAGCGGTCGATGGGGATCTGTCCCACAGAGGAAAAGAAAAACCGCTGGATGGCCCCGCCCACGCCGGGAGAGGTGAAGTACTCCTTCTTCGCCGGGAAGGTCAGCTGCCGCCACACCATGAGGGGCAGGTAGAAGGAATCCATAACAGCCTGGTGGTTCGACACAATAATCGCGGGCCCGGTCCGGGGGATGTTCTCGTTGCCCTGAATTGTCGGGCGGTTCCACAGATAAAGCGGCGGGCCAAGTGTCGCTTTGAAAAACACGTACCACTTGTTCGTCATCCCTGCAGTCCCCTTTCCCGGGCCAAATCAGCGACCCCGATCATACCCGCGTCGGCGCCGAGCTCCGCGCACACAACGCGCGCCGCGGGGCGATAACCCGCCCCGACGATACCGTGGGCAAACTCCTCGCGCGCGTCGTCGAGGAAGAGGTCGGCGTCCCGGCTGACCCCTCCGCCCAAGACGATCAGCTCGGGATCGAGCACGTCCGCTACGATCGACAGCCCCTTCCCGAGCCAGCGGGAAAAGTCGGCGACAGCGGCCACCCCAAGCGCGTCTCCCGCCCGCGCCGCCCTCATCACGTCGCGGCCGTCGGCGCGCTTATCCACGACTTTGCGGTACAAAGCGCTGCCCTTGAAGCCGCCCTGGCCCGCAACCTCCAGCGCCGTGTCCACCAGGGCGGTGCCCGAGGCGTAACGCTCGAGGCACCCCTGTTTCCCGCAGGAGCACACCCTCCCGCCCGGGACGACCGTGAGGTGACCGAATTCCGGCGCAGTGCCGAAGGAGCCGCGGTAGATCTCGCCGCCGTGCATGAGCGTGGCGCCGATGCCCGTGCCCACGGCGAAAAACACCCAGGTCCGCGCCTCGCGCGCGGCGCCGAAGCGGTACTCGCCCCACGCCGCGGAGTTCGCATCGTGTTCGAGGCGCACGGGAAGCCCCATCGCGTCCTCGAGCTCCGCACGCACGGGGCGGTTATCCCGCCACGGAAGGTGGGGGGCGAAGCGCACGATCTCGCACTCCGGGTCGAGGAAGGCGGCGACAGCTGCGCCCACGGCGCCGATCTCGTAGTCCGCCTGCAGCTCCTCGACGATGCAGGCGATCGTCCG
This is a stretch of genomic DNA from Corynebacterium auris. It encodes these proteins:
- a CDS encoding class II 3-deoxy-7-phosphoheptulonate synthase, giving the protein MSWTIDIPKSVLPDLPPLPGDLNEKFQDVIARDAKQQPTWDEHEASAVRKILESVPPVVLAPEVEAMKQQLADVALGKAFLLQGGDCAETFESNTEPHIRANVRTLLQMAAVLTYGASVPVIKAGRIAGQYAKPRSSDLDANGLPNYRGDIVNGVEPTAEARRHDPARMVRAYANSSAAMNLVRALAASGTADLHNIHDWNRQFVANSPAGARYEALAKEISRSLAFMSACGVNDDQLRTAEIYATHEALLVDYERAMLRLAEDGQGETKLYDLSAHQLWIGERTRGLEDFHVNFAALINNPVGIKLGPSATPEEAVAYADKLDPNFEPGRLTMVIRMGHENVRTNLPPLISAVEASGHKVVWQSDPMHGNTFTASNGYKTRHFDKIIDEVQGFFEVHRRLGTHPGGIHIELTGENVTECLGGAQDITDVDLPGRYESACDPRLNTEQALELAFLVAEMLRY
- a CDS encoding polyadenylate-specific 3'-exoribonuclease AS codes for the protein MRYFYDTEFIEDGHTIELVSIGIVAEDGREYYAVSTDFDATRANQWVRKNVLDKLPNPHSMAWKPARAIRDEVLEFLTSSGSAPELWAWVGAYDHVVLAQLWGDMAGLPRQLPRFTRELKQYWEMAGRPQLPPAPEGVHDALVDARHNRAKFEACARALPLDKKGRAAHPTGH
- a CDS encoding lysophospholipid acyltransferase family protein, with the translated sequence MTNKWYVFFKATLGPPLYLWNRPTIQGNENIPRTGPAIIVSNHQAVMDSFYLPLMVWRQLTFPAKKEYFTSPGVGGAIQRFFFSSVGQIPIDRSDSGAGEALVTAAKRVLSEGKLFGIYPEGTRSPDGRVYKGKTGMARIAMETGAPVVPAAMIGTRNANPIGTVIPRPRRVRMKIGQAIDPHAWARENGFDPASREVMRPFTDFVMQQLADLSGYEYVDVYAADVKKSLEEGRGYPAGAEPKQR
- a CDS encoding ROK family protein codes for the protein MSRNPDHPRNAGALTVGFDIGGTNVRAGAVDAAGRIVARREARTAHTEAELVRTIACIVEELQADYEIGAVGAAVAAFLDPECEIVRFAPHLPWRDNRPVRAELEDAMGLPVRLEHDANSAAWGEYRFGAAREARTWVFFAVGTGIGATLMHGGEIYRGSFGTAPEFGHLTVVPGGRVCSCGKQGCLERYASGTALVDTALEVAGQGGFKGSALYRKVVDKRADGRDVMRAARAGDALGVAAVADFSRWLGKGLSIVADVLDPELIVLGGGVSRDADLFLDDAREEFAHGIVGAGYRPAARVVCAELGADAGMIGVADLARERGLQG